From Streptomyces sp. TLI_105, the proteins below share one genomic window:
- the folP gene encoding dihydropteroate synthase encodes MLRLGRREFGPHEPVIMAIVNRTPDSFYDQGATFRDEPALARVEQAVAEGAAIIDIGGVKAGPGEEVTAEEEARRTVGFVAEVRRRHPDVVISVDTWRADVGEAVCEAGADVLNDAWGGVDPRLAEVAAKHGAGLVCTHAGGAEPRTRPHRVEYEDVMADILRVTVGLAERAASLGVRRDGIMIDPGHDFGKNTRHSLEATRRLGEMAATGWPVLVSLSNKDFVGETLDRPVKERVLGTLATTAVSAWLGAQVYRVHEVAETRQVLDMVASIAGHRPPAVARRGLA; translated from the coding sequence ATGCTGCGCTTGGGACGGCGTGAATTCGGGCCGCACGAGCCGGTGATCATGGCGATCGTGAACCGGACCCCGGACTCCTTCTACGACCAGGGCGCGACCTTCCGGGACGAGCCCGCGCTCGCCCGGGTCGAGCAGGCCGTGGCGGAGGGGGCGGCGATCATCGACATCGGCGGGGTGAAGGCGGGCCCCGGCGAGGAGGTGACGGCCGAGGAGGAGGCGCGGCGCACGGTCGGTTTCGTCGCCGAGGTCCGCAGGCGCCATCCCGACGTCGTGATCAGCGTCGACACCTGGCGGGCGGACGTCGGCGAGGCGGTCTGCGAGGCCGGGGCGGACGTCCTCAACGACGCGTGGGGCGGGGTCGACCCGCGGCTCGCGGAGGTCGCCGCGAAGCACGGGGCGGGGCTCGTCTGCACGCACGCGGGCGGCGCGGAACCGCGGACCCGGCCGCACCGGGTGGAGTACGAGGACGTGATGGCCGACATCCTGCGGGTCACGGTGGGTCTCGCGGAGCGCGCGGCCTCGCTCGGCGTGCGGCGGGACGGGATCATGATCGACCCCGGTCACGACTTCGGGAAGAACACCCGGCACAGCCTGGAGGCGACGCGTCGGCTCGGGGAGATGGCGGCGACGGGGTGGCCGGTGCTGGTGTCCCTGTCCAACAAGGACTTCGTGGGTGAGACCCTCGACCGGCCGGTCAAGGAGCGGGTCCTCGGGACCCTGGCCACGACGGCGGTCTCCGCGTGGCTCGGGGCGCAGGTGTACCGGGTCCACGAGGTCGCCGAAACCCGTCAGGTGCTCGACATGGTGGCGTCCATCGCCGGTCACCGTCCGCCGGCGGTCGCCCGGCGCGGGCTGGCGTAG